A stretch of DNA from Armatimonadota bacterium:
CTCGTTCAACCACAGCTATCAGATCGTGACCGGAGACGCCGATGATCCCATCAACGTGAATGACATCCGTCTTAAGGACCTGCTCGACCGAAGCGCCGAGGCCGGTCTGAGGATGATGGTCGAACTGCCCCGGAAGGCGATCGAGCAGGGCAAGTGGGAGCAGGTCGGCCGCCGCATCGAGACCTTCCGAAACCATCCCGGTCTCGGCTTCTGGGGCTCGGAAGAGCGCGTGGCCAGGGGCGAGGGCCCTCTAAAGAACATCGCCGGCGTCTATCGGATCGTCAAGGAGATGGACCCCAATCACCCGTTCGTCCTCGGCGACACCTATGATGTGATCACGGAAGTGCCCAAGGACCGGAGCTTCTTCTTTCCAGATGGCATGATGGACGTCGGCATCTGGTGGTACTATCCTATTCCCATGGAGCCGAACCCGGAGGCTCCTGCCCCGGCGGTGAAGAAGGACCCGACTTTCATTCCGCCGACCTGGCTCACCAACTACAACGGAGTCAAGCCGCTCTGGATCGCCATCCAGTGCTACAAGCAGCCGCGCATTGACGGGCGATACCCAACCCGGGCCGAGTACCGCCAGATGTGCTACATGCCGATCGTCTACGGCGCGAAGGGTGTCGCCTTCTACACCGGCTCAGGCCAGCTCGACTACAACAAGAAGCCCGCGGGAATCCTCAACAACCCCGAGGAGGGCGACTGGGAGTACATCAAGCAGTTGATCCGTGAGATGCGCGACCTGAACCCCGTCCTCACGGCTCAGACTACCGACAGCTTGATCGAGAAATCGCCCGTAGACGCCCCTGTGGACTTCATCGTCAAGGATGTCGGAGGGAAGTTCGTAATGATCGCGGTGAACCGGGCGAAGAAGGCGATCACGATACGCTTCGCCGGGCCGGGAGTCACCGGCGCGAAGGTCGAGGTCCACGGCGAAGGCCGCACATTGCCCGTGAAGGACTTCGCATTCACCGACACATTCGCGCCCTACGCGGTGCACATCTACATGCTCGGGCGGTGATCAGTCGAGCAGCGTGACCTGGGTCGCCTCGATCTGCCTGTAGACATCGGTGCCAGATTCGAAGCAGGAGCTGATGCCGGTGAGCCTCACGTGCTTACCGATGGGAGCCGTGCCGAGCGCCTTCACGCCCAAGTGTCCGGAGTTGTCGGTCACGCCCGATCCGTCATCCACGTAGAAGTAACCCGTCCCCGCGAAAGTGACCGCGCCGATGGTCGAGATCAACAGCCCAATGTTGTTCAGGCCGATTCCGCCGGCGACCCCATCGGTATAGTCGTTCAGCCTTCCGCCGCCGACGGCTCTGCCGACCATGAACAGCGGCTCCGGGGCTCCCGGCCCGACGCTCGCGGCTATGGTGGGGAAGATCAGGACTCGCTCGCCGTCCATAGTGTTCAGCGTGCCGCTGACGTCGACAAGGCTGCCTTCCGCCGGAGGAGTACCGCTCACTCGGATGCCCGAAACCTGGTCCTCTCTGCCCTCGCAGATGTAGAAGTGGTCGCCGAAGCATGCGCTCGCGACCTTGCCGATCAGCACGATCTCACTGCCGTTCGGGCGGCGCTTCGCCGCAGGTATGGTGATTCCCTCGAACACGAACTTGACCGCGTCGGCGATGATGACCATGGTGGAGGTGTCGCCGGTGTCGCTGTAGGTTGCCACGTAGCCCGCCGATCCGCATGAGAAGGGCTTGTTCACGGCCAGCAGGACCCACTTTCCGCCGTTGACCTGCTCGTTCACGCGGGACTCCTGCATCCCGCCGTCGCAGTAGACGCGCCATTTCGCCTGAGCGCTCCGGTTGCTCGACTGGGTGTACCAGATGTATACATCGTAGAAGCCGGCGCTGAGGATGGTCGGCGTGAAGGTTGCGTATCTCGTCGGATCGGCGGTGGTGGCATAATAGTAATCCGTTCCGTACTTGCCCGCGATCGAGCCGGTCCACCAAGTACCATAGGTCGAGCAGCCCGGGTCGAGGTTGTCAATCACGATATCGGGAATGAGATCACCGGCGGTTGTGGTGAAGGTGTAATCCGAGGACTCGGCGACATTCCTGGCCGCATCGTACGATCTGACCCGGAAGTGGTAGGTCGTGAGCGGCGTCAGGTCTACTAGTTGAACAGAATGTGAGGTTGCGCGAAGCATGTCCTCCGCCGTCACCGCGCCATAGGCCGTTGTCGGTCCATACTCCACCTGGCTCGTGGACTCGTCGTCGGTATCCCACTTGATCTGCGCATGCGTTCCCTGCACGTTCTCGGCTCGAACGTTCGAGATGACCGGGGCGACCGAGTCTCGCACGAGCGTGAAATCGAGTGATGCCACCTGGCCCGCCGTGATCGTGACCTGGCGTTCGGCAGGGATGCACCCGGGAGAAGTCACGCGGACCGTGTACGTCCCCGGCGCGACTTCCGAAAAGCCGTAGAATCCGGTGCCGGAGTTCTTGTCACTCAGTCCCAAGCCTACTACAGTCGCCGTGGCCGGGTATACCGCCGCGCCGCCCTCATCTCGGATGAAGCCCTTCAGGAAGCCCTTGGTCGGAGTGATGAGCCAGGGCATGGCCGGAACGGACACCTGGGTTGGGAATGGGCCCGCGAGCAGCGCATCCCTGAAGCCATCCTGGTTTGGCATCCCTGCGTCCGGCTGTGCGTAGTTGTAGAAGTGCATGCCCGGGAATCCGATGCTCTGCTCGTCCTCGATCTGCCAGATCGTGGTGCTGATCGGGTTCTCACTGCCGCTCATTCCCATGTAGATGTGGTGGCCATAACCGCGCGACAGGCTGTCAAGGGCGTTGGTGTGGAAAGTCGCGTTGTCCCCTGTGTAGTTCATCGGGGAGGTGTAGTCCAGCCAGTGATTCGTCATCCAGCGGTCCCAGTCCTGGAGAACGTCGGAGTATCCCGAGGCCGCCGTCTTCCACACGAGCGCCCCGACCTTGAGTTGCGGCTTCACGGACTTGACCTCGAGGTAGAGGCGCTTCACCAGGTTCGATACCTGGTCTCTGCGCCACTGGCACCAGACGGGATCGGTGCTGGAGGGAAGGCCGGTCCGGCCGTATTCCGCGTTGAACCTTGCGACCGCGGTGGGATTGTACCCCCACGCGGTGTTGTAGTACCTGATGTAGTCGAGCATGAAGCCGTCTATGTCGTAGCGCTGGACGATGTCCATGAATACGCCGATCAGGTAGTCCTCGACGGCCGGAATCCCTGGATCGAGGCTCGAATAGCGGCCGTCCCAGAGCGTGTCGCCGTTCGCATACTGGCTGAGCCATTCGGGGTGCAGGTAGTATACCTGCTCGGGCGTGGTGTGCGGAGGAGGCGTCGCGTACGTCCAGGCTCTGTACGGCACGACCCACGTGTGGACCTCCATGCCCTGCGCATGCGCCTTCGCCACCATGTCCGCCAGAGGATCGTAGCCGGGATCGGGGGAGGGTTGAGTCCCTGTCGGTTCGAGCGACGATATGTAGTAGGCGTCACACCGCTTGCGGACCTGCATCAGGATCACGTTGCAGTTCCAGGACTTGATCCTGTCCACCGTGTCCTGAGTCGCGGTCGGGCTGACGATCGCGTACCCCGACGCCCAGTACCATGCGTCCACGAGTATCGATCGGAACTCGTCGGCGGGCGCGGGCGTCGGCAGGAGCGCTGCGAACAGAAGAACAAGCGCGGTTGTGTATCTGTGGCGCATTCTCGATCACCTTCTCAGACAGTACCATTGTACCACACGCGAACGGTCCTTCCAGACTGGTGATCGAGAACAGGTATTTGTACCGGGGTCACGGGATGAGTCGCAGCTGTGCACAATCTTCCGACTAGCCGTTCTTGGGCTTGACAGTCCACTTATTAGCAGATAGACTGCAGTATAGAACAAGTGTCTGAAATAATCTCGCGCTCTAGGAAGGGAGTGACTGACCGTGGCTCAGATGCTCATCTGTCCGAACTGCAAGGCCCCAAATCCGGCACGTATGAATGAATGCTACAGCTGTCGGGCGTCACTGGCTCCCGCTAACGCAGTTCCGGTAGGTGGAGGGTGTATCTACTGCGGAGAGAAGGTCGGATGGCTGAAGGATCGGCACCCGGAGTGCCAGCGCCGAGCTGAGGCTGCTTGGCAGGAGATGGTCAGGACGGCAACACAGGCAGCGTTATCGGGTAGTGGCACTAGCGGACTTGAGACTGCGATTCGGGGTCTGGCCACGTCCGCGTGTGTTCCCAACGACTGGGTACAGCGTGCGCTTCTCGCTGGTTGGGAGGCCGGCGTCGAGCATAGTCTGGAGGACGGGCTTCTTTCTGAACAGGAGGAGTCTGCCCTGCTTCAGTATGCCAATCAACTAAAGCTTAGTCGCGCAGAGCTTGATGCCAACGGATGGGTCACCAAAGCCACGAGGGCACGTGTTCTTCGGGAGATTGCCGAGGGGCGTATGCCCCCCTCCGGGAGTATACCGATTCCTGCAGGGGTAAACCTACAGGCCAGCGAGACAGTCGCGTGGGCCTTTCCAGGCACACAATACTATGAAGAGAAGACTACCAGAACCTATGTCGGGGGCACTGCTGGTGTGAGCTTTCGTGTAGCCAAAGGAGTGTACCTTCGGACGGGAGCCTTCCGGGGTCATCCCGTGGAGAAGGCCGAGATGCGGCTGGTTGATGAAGGGACACTCATCCTGACCAATCGCCATCTTTACTTCGCTGGCGCAGGCAAGTCACTCAGAATCCCCTATCCCAAGATTGTCAACGTGGTACCCCATGAGGACGGAGTGGGCATCTGCAGAGACGCCGCCAGCGCCAAGCCACAGACATTCGTTACCGGGGATGGTTGGTTCGCGTACAATATGCTCTCTTCCCTTATGAAACTAGCGTAGTACCCACGCAGCGTTCTGATGGACGGTAATTCCTATCCTTGGAGGTTCAACCCCGCATCAGTCGCTCGACATCCTCCCGGTTCGGGAGCGCGGTGATCGCGCCGGGCTTGGTGGTGGTGAGGCCCGCGACGGCGTTGGCGAACCGGAACGTGCGCAGCAGGTCGTCCCGACTGAGGCCGGCGATGTCGTCAGGCTTCGAGATGAGATTGAGCAGGCGCGAGAGCATCCCCGCCACGAATCCGTCGCCCGCGCCGGTCGTGTCAACCACTTCGACGGAGAATGCCGGCACGCTCCCCTCGGCCTGCGCCGTGCGGAAGTAGCTTCCCTGAGCGCCGAGGGTCACGGCGATCATCTCAATATTCGGGAAGGCCTTCATCAAGCGGTCGGACCCGTCCGACAGGTCGGACGTGTCGGACAGGAATGCGAGTTCCTCCTCGCTGACCTTCACCACGTGCGGCCAGGCCATCGCCTCGAGCATCTGCTTCTTCGCCTCATCGAGGTCGGGCCACAGCGGCTTCCTCAAATTCGGGTCGTAGGAGACCAGCAGGCCGCCCTCGAGCGCGAGTCTCAACGCCGCCTCGGTCGCGGACTTGCTCGGCTCGCTGATCAGGGTGATCGAGCCGTAGTGGAACGCCCGCGCCGACCGGATGAACGACGGCTCGATCTCCTCCGGGCGGAGGAGCATATCCGCGCTCGGTCTGCGGTAGAACATGAACTCCGGCACACCCTCCGCGCTCAGCGATACGAACGCGAGGCCTGTCAGCGCGCTCCCGTCGAAGATCATCCCGCCGACGTCCACCCCGTTCCGCTCGAACGTGTTCGCGAGGAAGCGCCCGAACGCGTCGTCGCCGACCTTGCCGAGGAACGCGCTCGGGACGCCGAGTTTTGAGAGTCCTGCGGCGACGTTTGCGGGGGCTCCTCCCGGGGACTTTCGGAATGCGGTCACGTCTTCGAGCGAACAGCCCGACTCGAACGGGATGAAGTCTATAAGCGCCTCGCCGAGGCATATCACATCGGGCATCTTGTCCTCCCAGGGGTCGGAGCGGCGTTTGAACCGCCGCCCCTGCGGGTATCCTCTTACTGCAGAGGTCGAAACATGAAACAGGAACTCAGGGTCACCGCTCTCTCAGTCGTCGTCATCGTGCTCGCCGTCGCCGCCGTCGCGCTGATCGGCGGCTACTTCAGCTCGATGAACCGGGACTGGTACGACAAGCTGAACTACCCGCCCCTGAAGCCGCCGAACTGGGCGTTCCCCGTCGCGTGGAACATCATCTTCACGCTCTCGATCGTCTCGACGGCGCTGATCTGGAACACGCGCCCGCATACGGGTCGCACCGGCCTGGCGATCGGCCTGCTGATCCTGAACGGGGTAATCAACGTCGTGTGGTCGGCGCTCTTCTTCGGCAACAGGCTGCTCCTGCCCGCCGTGATTGACGCGGCTCTCCTCTGCCTCTCCGTCATCGCGATCATGATCGCCGCGTGGCCGATCTCCCGCTGGGCCTCGATCCTGCTTATCCCTTACGCAGGCTGGACCGGCTTCGCCACCGCGCTCACCTGGTGGATCTGGCGCCTCAATCCCTGAGCTTCGCTTCGATCGCATCGCCGAGCTGAACGCGCGCGCGCTCGATCTTCCACGGGTCGGTCTCGTACTCCGTCAGGCTCTTCGCGATGCCGCGGATGAACCCGCGAGTCGCGTCCTTGCCGAGGGTCTCGTCCGCCAGGCATAGGAGATCGAAGTCCTCGATGCCGTCGCGTATCACCTCGAGCCGCAGGGAACTCACCGGCCCGTCCACGCCCACGGCCTTCCCCGGGTAGAGCAGCGACCCGTCGCCGTGGATGTCCGGGTTGATGTTGCTCACGGTGACCATCGTCTTCCACGGGTCGGCGCATCCTGTATCGGGGTTCCAGTAGGTCGTCGCCCAATACAGCAGGCCGTCAATGTTCTCGCGCTTCTGGTGCCAGAAGAGCATGCGGTGCGCCGCCGCCGGCATCTCCACGAAGAAGTTGCTGTAAGGCGATCCCGGCCCGCAGCACACGTACCACCAGACGTCGTCGCCCGCGTTCCGCCTGTCCCGGAGCCAGGGCCTGGTGCGCTCCTGGAGGTCGAGGTAGTGCTCGTTCGGGCACCAGATGTTGATCTCGCCCAGCGCATAGTCGTAGATCGTCTTGCTCTCGTCCCAGTCCGGGCCCCGGAAGAACGGCACGACGATCCGGTAGTTCGGCTCGATGGAACGCAGGCGCTTCGTCATCGCAAGCATCTGGTCGTAAGACTCCCGGGTAAACGGCTCGTCGATCGGGTAGAAATAGCCCTTCCTGAACCAGTCGTTCTCGATGAGGCGCCGCACCGTCTCCTTCAGTTCGGCATCGTCGGCCGAGTAGGGGATGACGTAGGAGGTCATACGCGGGTCCTCGAGGTAGGCCTTCGCTTCGGGCGACTTCAGGTTGACCGGGATATTGTACGCCGAAATCTTGTGGTCGAGCAGAAACTCATAGTACTTCTTGTGCAGCTCGTCCAGCTTCGGGTCGCCTTCCTTGAGCCCGTGCTGTGGCCCCACGTACTGCATCCAGATGCCGAATGCGGTCGCGCACCTGGACGTCACGGGCAGTGCGAAGCCCCACACCCGCAGGCTGACAGGCACCTTGCGGGCCTTCATTCCGACCCCGGACACCGTCAGGCTTCCCTTGTACTCCCCGGGAGGGCAGTCCGCCGGGACCTTGATCGTCGCGAAAACCGGCTGGGTCTCGTCGGCCTTCAGGTCGAAGGGTCTGAGAGGCGGTAGCGGGTCGGGGTAGGGGACGGCGGGCGTCTTGATCGGGACGTAAGCCACTAGTTTCAGGTCAACGCCGTCGGCGGGGATCATCCCGTCGCCCTTGACCTGCCTGAGATCGGACGCCTCGACCTCGATGCCCCGGATCGGCGCGCCGGATCGAAGCGCGATCTGGAACGACTCCCACTCGCGCCGCGCCGCGTTGAGTCTGGCTGAGGACGATGCCTTCGCAGGCCGGGCGGCATCTCGCAGGACCTTGACCGCGGAGTGCTCCACCCACAGGTCGCAGTCGGATGCTCTGCTTGCGGTCGCGGCGGAGACCAGAAGCGCGGAGGTGATCAGTGCCAGGAAGAAGTGGTTCGTCATGGGGTCCTCCTGCGAATCGTCGTTGTGCCGGGAAGGGAGTCGCGTCCCACCCCCGGCATGCCGAATCCGGGGAGTTCAACTCCCCGGACGCGTTCGCGGGCCGGAGTACGACTCCGGCCCGAACAGGGTTGGCCTGCAGTACTCGCTACAACTCCGGCTCGATCAGGCCGTAGTTGCCGTCCTGCCTCTTGTAGACGACGTTTATCTCGTCCGTGTCGCCGTTCCTGAAGACGAAGAAGTCGTGGTTCAGCATTTCCATCTCGAGAGTGGCTTCATCGGCGGTCATCGGCTTCATCGGGAACCGCTTCGTGCGGACGATCGTCGGCATCCGCTGCTCCTCGGTCTCCTCCGCATCTTCCAGGCCGGCCAGGGTGACGTCATCCTTCGGATGCTCCTCGTGCGACCGATGGATCAGCTTGCCCTTGAAGCGCTTGAGCTGCTTTTCGAGCTTCTCGACGACCGCGTCAATGGACGCGTACATGTTGTCGGTGCGCTCCTCGCCGCGGAGAAGCTTCCCGTCGCCGTCCAGGGTAACCTCGACGATGTGCCAGTTCCGCTGGGTACTCTGAGTCACGATCGCGCCCGTGAGGTTGTGGAAGTACTTGCTCAGCTTCTCGACCTTCTTCTCGGCGTATCGCTGGAGGGCTTCGGTGACTTCGATGTTCTTTCCCTTGACGGTGATTTGCATCGGCGGTGTCGCTCCTTTCGGTAGAGGCACGGAAGGCCGCAAAAAGCGCGCGCGGCTCGCGACCTTCCGGTAGTGTTCGGTGTCCAGAGTCTAGCACCCCGGCAGGTCTCTGTCAACCTGAACCGCGCGGCCACTACACACGGCCTCGGCCCGCATGGTACACTGTGAGTATACCCATAGGACCGGACTCTCAATGCCGTACTACCGCCGCAATCTCTACATACTCTCGGCCACGATCTTCCTGACCGCGCTGAGCTGGAACCAGGTCATGCCTTTCCTGCCGCTCTTTATGCAGGAGATGGGCCTGGACAAGCGCAGCCTGCTCCACTGGGTCGGCATCGTGTTCGCCCTGCAGTCATCGGCAAGCATCGTCACCATGCCTTTCTGGGGCAAGCTCGGGGACAAGTACGGACGCAAGCCGATGGCCATCCGCGCCGGACTGTGCCTGGGCGCGATCTACTACGCAATGACGCTCTGTCAGACCCCGCTTCAGCTCGCGGTGCTCCGCTTCCTGAACGGCGCGCTGACCGGATTCGTGCCGATGTCCATGGCGCTGATCGCCACGAATACTCCTCAGGACGAGGCCCCGCGCTACATCGCGACCGCGCAGTCCTGCTCGGCCGCGGGGCTGATCGTCGGGCCGGCGGTCGGCGGAGTGATGGCGGCCCTCTTCGGCTACACAGGCACCATGTGGATATCCGGGACGGCGGTCCTGGCGTCTACCCTGCTTGTCGCGCTACTAGTGAAGGAGCCTAACAAGCACGAGATCACCGAGCAGACCAGCCTGCTGCGCGACTTCGCGATATCCCTTCGCTCCAAGGTTCTCAGCTCGATCATGCTCACCGTCATGGTATTCGGGATATTCACGGCGGCTATCAACCCGATCCTCGCCCTGCATCTCGCGAGCCTCGGCGGGAAGAACGCACCGGTCTGGCTCTCGGGGGTGATCTTCTCGCTTCCGCCCGCCGCCCTCATGCTGACGGCGCACTTCTGGGCTCGTTTCGGAGAGAGGCGCGGATTCGATCGGGGAATACAGATCGGCATGACAGGTTCGGCCGCCGCCGCGCTGATGCTGGCGTTCACCCGCGACATCTGGGCCTTCGCGGCGGTGTTCTTCGTCGCGGGCATCTTCATCGCCGCCATCGGACCCTCGACCGGCGCGCTGATCTGCACGAGGGTGCATGAGGAGTTCCGCGGGCGGGCGTATGGTATGCAGCAGTCCGCCACGATGGTCGGCACGCTGATCGCGCCTCTCGCGGCGGCCGGGATCGGCGGGGCGCTCGGGCTGTGGTCGGTCTTCGCGTTCGTCGGGGTCGTGAGCGCCGTCGGCGCGGCCGTCTTCCCGATGCTCGTCCGCCAGTGGCACACCGAGCCTGTCGCTGCCCGGCCGTCCGAAGCCTCGGAGGTACACCGGCCTCCCGCCTAGAACACTACCGCACAGATGGAAACCCCGTTGAGACCCACCGAAGAAGCAGAGACCAAGCGCCGGCATGTCGTCAGCACCAGGGTCATCATCCTGGGGCTTCTGCTCATCCCGCTCAACTGCTACTGGATGGCCGTCATGGAGGTCCAGTGGAACTCGCTCGACACGACCTGTGTCAGCCTCTTCTTCCACGTGGTATTCCTCCTGCTCCTTCTGACCGCCCTGAACGCGCTCTTCAAGCTCCGCTTCCCACGGGCCGCGCTCACCCAGGCGGAGTTGATGACGATTTACGTCATGCTCAGCATCGCGTCGGCGATCATGGGCCGCGACTCTCTGGAGAACCTCCCCCCGGTCCTCGGGTATCTCTTCTGGTTCAACGATCCGTCGAACGGGTTCAGCCGGTTCTGGCAGTACGTCCCGAAGTGGATGGCCCCCAACAACCGCGACGCCCTGAAGGGCTACTACGTCGGCAACACGAACTTCCTCTCCCCTGAGAACTACCAGGCTTGGATCCTCCCGCTGCTCTTCTGGATCTGCTTCGTGCTCGTGCTGACGTTCATGATGCTCTGCCTCAACGTGATCGTCCGCAAGCAGTGGACCGAGCGCGAGCGGCTCACCTACCCGATCGTCCAGATCCCGATGACCGTGACCGGCAGCGATCCCGGGTTCTTCCGGAACAAGCTCATGTGGATCGGGTTCGCGCTCCCGATGATCATCCAGAGCGTCAACAGCCTGGCCTACTTCTACCCTTCTATCCCCACCATGCACCTCAAGCTGCAGAACATGGGCATCTACATCACCGACCGGCCATGGAACGGAGTCGGATGGCTGCCAGTGGGGTTCTTCCCGTTCGCAATCGGGATCGCATTCTTCCTGCCGCTCGACCTCTCGTTCTCGTGCTGGTTCTTCTACGTGCTGCGCAAGCTGATTGACGTGGGATGCGTCTCCCTGGGCTTCCGGGATCCCGGAGTGCCGCCGTCGATCGCCCGCATTCCATACGTGGCAGAGCAGGGTACGGGCGCGTGGATCGGCCTCTCGATCGCGCTGATTTGGCTCTCCCGAAAGCACTTCGCCTCCGTATTGCGGACGGCGTTCACCCGCGCCGGAGGTGAGGAGGACCCCGATGCCGGGATGACATACCGCTCGGCGATTATCGGCGTCGGCCTGGGGCTTCTGGTCCTGGTGGCGATGTGCGGCGCCGCCGGGATGGCCCTCTGGCTGCCGTTCGTCTACTTCGGGTTCTACTTCATACTCTCCGTGGGCATCACGCGCGTCCGGGCGGAACTCGGGCCGCCCGCCCACGAGCTGAACTGGGTCAACCCGGAGAGGTTCATGGTGCAGATATTCGGCACTCAGGCCCTCGGCGCTCAGAACCTGACTCTGCTCTCGTATATGTTCTGGTTCAACCGGGGCTACCGCTCGCACCCGATGCCGCATCAGCTCGAGGCGATGAAGATCGGCCAGGACACGCGGATGGAGCCGAGGCGCCTGCTCGCCGCGATCCTGCTCGCGACCGTCGTCGGCACGGTGGCGTCGCTCTGGGCGCTGATGACGATTTTCTACAAGAACGGCGAGGCGACGGGGCACATCATGTCGTA
This window harbors:
- a CDS encoding tryptophan-rich sensory protein codes for the protein MKQELRVTALSVVVIVLAVAAVALIGGYFSSMNRDWYDKLNYPPLKPPNWAFPVAWNIIFTLSIVSTALIWNTRPHTGRTGLAIGLLILNGVINVVWSALFFGNRLLLPAVIDAALLCLSVIAIMIAAWPISRWASILLIPYAGWTGFATALTWWIWRLNP
- a CDS encoding DUF4091 domain-containing protein; the protein is MTNHFFLALITSALLVSAATASRASDCDLWVEHSAVKVLRDAARPAKASSSARLNAARREWESFQIALRSGAPIRGIEVEASDLRQVKGDGMIPADGVDLKLVAYVPIKTPAVPYPDPLPPLRPFDLKADETQPVFATIKVPADCPPGEYKGSLTVSGVGMKARKVPVSLRVWGFALPVTSRCATAFGIWMQYVGPQHGLKEGDPKLDELHKKYYEFLLDHKISAYNIPVNLKSPEAKAYLEDPRMTSYVIPYSADDAELKETVRRLIENDWFRKGYFYPIDEPFTRESYDQMLAMTKRLRSIEPNYRIVVPFFRGPDWDESKTIYDYALGEINIWCPNEHYLDLQERTRPWLRDRRNAGDDVWWYVCCGPGSPYSNFFVEMPAAAHRMLFWHQKRENIDGLLYWATTYWNPDTGCADPWKTMVTVSNINPDIHGDGSLLYPGKAVGVDGPVSSLRLEVIRDGIEDFDLLCLADETLGKDATRGFIRGIAKSLTEYETDPWKIERARVQLGDAIEAKLRD
- a CDS encoding family 10 glycosylhydrolase; this encodes MRHRYTTALVLLFAALLPTPAPADEFRSILVDAWYWASGYAIVSPTATQDTVDRIKSWNCNVILMQVRKRCDAYYISSLEPTGTQPSPDPGYDPLADMVAKAHAQGMEVHTWVVPYRAWTYATPPPHTTPEQVYYLHPEWLSQYANGDTLWDGRYSSLDPGIPAVEDYLIGVFMDIVQRYDIDGFMLDYIRYYNTAWGYNPTAVARFNAEYGRTGLPSSTDPVWCQWRRDQVSNLVKRLYLEVKSVKPQLKVGALVWKTAASGYSDVLQDWDRWMTNHWLDYTSPMNYTGDNATFHTNALDSLSRGYGHHIYMGMSGSENPISTTIWQIEDEQSIGFPGMHFYNYAQPDAGMPNQDGFRDALLAGPFPTQVSVPAMPWLITPTKGFLKGFIRDEGGAAVYPATATVVGLGLSDKNSGTGFYGFSEVAPGTYTVRVTSPGCIPAERQVTITAGQVASLDFTLVRDSVAPVISNVRAENVQGTHAQIKWDTDDESTSQVEYGPTTAYGAVTAEDMLRATSHSVQLVDLTPLTTYHFRVRSYDAARNVAESSDYTFTTTAGDLIPDIVIDNLDPGCSTYGTWWTGSIAGKYGTDYYYATTADPTRYATFTPTILSAGFYDVYIWYTQSSNRSAQAKWRVYCDGGMQESRVNEQVNGGKWVLLAVNKPFSCGSAGYVATYSDTGDTSTMVIIADAVKFVFEGITIPAAKRRPNGSEIVLIGKVASACFGDHFYICEGREDQVSGIRVSGTPPAEGSLVDVSGTLNTMDGERVLIFPTIAASVGPGAPEPLFMVGRAVGGGRLNDYTDGVAGGIGLNNIGLLISTIGAVTFAGTGYFYVDDGSGVTDNSGHLGVKALGTAPIGKHVRLTGISSCFESGTDVYRQIEATQVTLLD
- the raiA gene encoding ribosome-associated translation inhibitor RaiA, encoding MQITVKGKNIEVTEALQRYAEKKVEKLSKYFHNLTGAIVTQSTQRNWHIVEVTLDGDGKLLRGEERTDNMYASIDAVVEKLEKQLKRFKGKLIHRSHEEHPKDDVTLAGLEDAEETEEQRMPTIVRTKRFPMKPMTADEATLEMEMLNHDFFVFRNGDTDEINVVYKRQDGNYGLIEPEL
- a CDS encoding MFS transporter, which gives rise to MPYYRRNLYILSATIFLTALSWNQVMPFLPLFMQEMGLDKRSLLHWVGIVFALQSSASIVTMPFWGKLGDKYGRKPMAIRAGLCLGAIYYAMTLCQTPLQLAVLRFLNGALTGFVPMSMALIATNTPQDEAPRYIATAQSCSAAGLIVGPAVGGVMAALFGYTGTMWISGTAVLASTLLVALLVKEPNKHEITEQTSLLRDFAISLRSKVLSSIMLTVMVFGIFTAAINPILALHLASLGGKNAPVWLSGVIFSLPPAALMLTAHFWARFGERRGFDRGIQIGMTGSAAAALMLAFTRDIWAFAAVFFVAGIFIAAIGPSTGALICTRVHEEFRGRAYGMQQSATMVGTLIAPLAAAGIGGALGLWSVFAFVGVVSAVGAAVFPMLVRQWHTEPVAARPSEASEVHRPPA
- a CDS encoding carbohydrate kinase → MPDVICLGEALIDFIPFESGCSLEDVTAFRKSPGGAPANVAAGLSKLGVPSAFLGKVGDDAFGRFLANTFERNGVDVGGMIFDGSALTGLAFVSLSAEGVPEFMFYRRPSADMLLRPEEIEPSFIRSARAFHYGSITLISEPSKSATEAALRLALEGGLLVSYDPNLRKPLWPDLDEAKKQMLEAMAWPHVVKVSEEELAFLSDTSDLSDGSDRLMKAFPNIEMIAVTLGAQGSYFRTAQAEGSVPAFSVEVVDTTGAGDGFVAGMLSRLLNLISKPDDIAGLSRDDLLRTFRFANAVAGLTTTKPGAITALPNREDVERLMRG